DNA from Triticum aestivum cultivar Chinese Spring chromosome 7D, IWGSC CS RefSeq v2.1, whole genome shotgun sequence:
cctatttaaTATTTGATTTCCAAtataatcttgataaagatgggactggagatgagtcaactttagttaaaaagcgtcccaatgattcggagtttttagatcttgatgcaaaaattgataaaagtgggattggagaggtcaaaactttaagtagcaatgaacccactcttttggatttcaaggaatttaattatgataattgttctttaatagattgtatttccttgttgcaatccatgttgaattctcctcatgcttataatcaaaacaaagcttttactaaacatatcgttgatgctatgatgcaatcttttgaagaaaagcttgaattggaattttccatccctagaaaactttatgatgagtgggaacctactattaagattaatattaaagattatgagtgccatgctttgtgtgattcaTCGTCCGCAAGGCCTCGGCAATCTCCGAAGTCGACCGGGATGACGTCGTTCTTGACAAACGACCAAAGTCTCCCTCTTTCAAACCAGCCGACaagatagtcaaatttcaagtgtaCCCAACGGACCCCGCCAAAACGGCGTCCATAGGGGCAAACCTGGATCCAGAGATCGCCGAGGCCTTGCGCACTTTCCTCGGGGAGAATTGGGACATATATGCCTAGCATCCTTCCGACATGCCAGGGATACCCCGCAGGCTCGCGGAACACACCTTGAACATACTAAGGGCTATAAGCCTGTCAAGCAAACACTTCGGCATTTTTTTCCAAGCCCAAGCGTCAAGCAATGGGCGAGGAGCTGACTAAACTACTGGAAGCTAGGTCCATCCGAGATATAAAACACCCAATTGGCTGGCCAAtttggtcatggtaccaaagaaggataggTCCTGGCGGttatgtgtcgattttaaggacctcaataaagcctaCCCCAAAGACCCCTTCCCCTACCCCATATCGACCAAATTGTAGACGCCACGATAGGCCTCGATACACTATGCTTCATggacgcctactcgggataccatcAGATAAAGATGCAGGAATCAGACTAGGCAGCTACAACATTCATTACACCCTACGGGTCgttctgcttcaacatgatgccctttggactaaagaacgccggcgccacctaccagcacatgattcaaacatgcctggaaaaacacaCTGGGAAAACTgttgaggcctacgtcgatgatgtggttgtcaaaaccaaacacATTGGACAATTGGTGGACAACCTTCGGGATACATTTGCCATCTTATGGGAATATCAAATCAAACTTaatccggagaagtgcgtctttgggaTCCCAGCTGGCAAAATCCTCGGCTTCATCGTGTCTAGcgaggaatcgaagccaatccgGCCAAAATTCGAGCCTTGGACCGTTTGGAGGTGCCAACAGAGCTCAAACATGTACAAAAATTAGTGGGTTGTGTGGCGGCCTTGAGTCGCTTCATATCATGACTCGGAGAAAAGGCCCTGCCCCTGTATAGGCTTCTAAACCAAACTAAAACATTTAAATGGACCAAGGAGGTTGCGGCGGCCCTGGAAGACATCAAGGCTCTCCTCGCCACAAATCCAATCCTGGCAGCACCAGGCACATGTGACCAATGATACTATACATTTCGGCCACAAACAAGGTGGTTAGCACAGTTCTCGTGGTCGAGCGAGACATGGAGGTGTTGCATCTtcttagtcaataaacgattctagctccagcgatCGTTAGATGTTAATCCAATGGAAGTGTTGcgtcttcaacctttggtcttcttgctccagccgcccaaaccagcgcccgcCGTACCGCCTATTCcaacctcccgtggccggttgtgctgccgcgcaggcctcaccgcccgaccctACTACCACTGGCTAAGCCttccctctacttacccacacccccTGTCATTCTCCGGCAACAGCAGCCTTagaccgcagtcgaaccagtgaaccctcatactcccctccgcttgggcatccacctgcctcgtcttccctggctctgtgtcgttcccttcctaggcctcgccatcctcCATCCCcttgatgctctcggcgcggcgtggccaacgaggtcaacgaacgacagccatcggaagaggactttaggtgctggggctgacagctggacccaccagctacatcttcaaacgcaaggaagtgcctccttattactcgcaaaataaaaatgattcctcccctaatagctgggacccagcagctatatcttcggacgcaaggaagtgtgtccttatcctccctcatagctaggacccaccaggtcgaagcatacgtagcattgtctgtctggtcgcgaacatgtatgtacatactggtcgatcggtctctctgcaacgatgagATGTGGCCGAGTAGGTagtggcacatgtcatagtagagcccccgacatagcagttcaggcagttcaggcagtccagtctaaaccgtgtacacgtacgtacagcgacatGCTAAAAGATACGGCCaagtacgtacatacaggcggggtctcgaacgcatactcgcacatgcgtacggccagggctcgtgtacatggagaggcaatggacgGCAACAACGGCGTCCAGTTCATCGgtagccaatcggctgggtcagaacagagaaacaatgttgtgttcatcgggaggcaatggaatgcgtcatgttcatcgggagccaaccggcttggacggaacagccgaaacggggcctcgcataccacagaatggaggaaacagccttctgttcaaccgcctacagtcgaaacaggatctcgctcatcgagaggggtctgccgtaccgcaaaacagaggaaaaggACTTATGttcgagcgcctacggtcgaaacggggtcctgttcatcaggaggggtctggcgtaccgcaaaatagagtaAACGGACTTCTGCTGGActgcctacggtcaaaacagggtcccgttcatcgggaggcgtgtggcgtatcacaaaatgggactccatagGCTACCGTTCATCCATCGTCTACTGTCTctcgctctagcctccacgggGTACTGGTCATCCACCGTCATCCCCCAggctccaccagctactattcatagagcctccacatggtcctgttcatccacccccaaccgactggggtgtggcggcctccttggggtcctgttcatccagcggcaatctcctactaccacggggtcatgttcatccaacccccaccggctGGGCTGGGGCGTACATACGTACAGGCGGGCGGTAGCAACGGGAACTGTTCATCCGTAGCCAACCAACCGGCTGGACTCACCACATGTCTCGACTCGTTTCTACTTATTGCGCGTGCGGCAACAAAAAGcactgttcatcgagaggtaaCCCAACACACCAGCTGGCTACATCTCACATGGGGACTCGATCGGCTTCAGTGAGCAGCGAGAAGGATCGATCGGATTCGGTTAGCAGCGAAGGAATCGGCCGACTTCAGTTAGCGTCGAAGGAATTGCTCGagttcagttagcagcgaagggGTCGATCAATCGGCTTCAGTATGTAGTGGCATCGATCGCTCATGTTCATTACGTAGCtagctagtgcaatcactcgggttcagtagcgAACGCCTCGCAAGGGTTCAGTTTGCgagcgcctcgcacacacacgcgtatgagagaaacgcgcaagcCACATTGCATCGCTCcatcccgaccacccaccgtaaccaggaactccatgatattttcctcaccctcacttctaccatgattttttacgtcatggacggcccaaagaatgtcatgcaggtgcatctccggccggccgaggacgaaaagcccatttctgtcatgattttctctcatggaagtaggagcccaccacatcaatgatgatacgtgtttttgtcacaattatcgtcatagaagtgtcataaccatgacagattttttttcattcgggccgatgtgtctttttttagtgatgtcacatgcttgagcgttgtattgcatcatcttcaattcttctgcggtTGCTTCACGATCCGGTTCTTTACAATCCTCAAAGAATTCACTTTGCAAGCCAACACAAACAACaacccaaacggcagggttatgaccaagaatatgcattttcatcttacttCCAACTAGTAAAGTTTGTAGCACCAAAATATGGACAtctacggtggtagtttccctcactagacgtcatactctcctaTGTGGTGAAACCAAtgaaatggagaccaatgctctgataccacttgtaggatcaaagtatgtctagaggggggtgattagactacttgaccaaataaaaacttattattctcccaattttagttgtagaCAAGTTTTACCAATTCTACCAAGTCAAATACActctacacatgcaagtctaagagttgtgcagcggaaagtaaagacttTCCACATGAACATAAAGGCGGGATTAGAGATTTCAAACGTAACGAAGACACAATGATTTTTGGCGTGgctccaataggtggtgctatcgtacgtccatgttgatggagacttcaacccatggagggataggttgcacgagtccacagagggctccacccacgaagggtccacaaataaGCAATCTtttctattccaccatggcttgcATCCACGAAATACTAGCCTCACTCGGGtgtatcttcacgaagtaggcgatctccttgcccttacaaactccttggttcaactccacatgatcttggaggctcccaagtgacacctaaccaatctaggagacaccactctccaaaaggtaatagatgttgtgttggtgatgaactccttgctcttgtgcttcaaatgatagtctcctcaacactcaatcaccctcacacagatttggcttgggtaggagaaggattggagtgaaaagcaacttgaagaggctagaaatcaaggttcaaatggtaggaatggaatctcttgatgtcaacacatgagtaggtggttctctctcagaaaatgaatggtggaagttatGTTTCGTTCTGATGGATCTCTTAGAGAGTaggtgggggtggaggggtataaatagccttcgcccaaaatccaaccattacacacttttgacccaaaTCGGTGAGGCCGATTAGTGTAAAAGATATGAACGTTGGGCGTTTCGGTGGGACTaaagtggaacaacttggtgggagGGCAGAACACAGTCTTGGAATTTCGATTGTTTCAACTCGATGATTCCGAAGTGAAACAATGTCATCACAGAAACTTGGCAATGCCATCTCAGTGGGACCGAGTTCCTTTTCGGTTAAACTGAATTGCTAGGGTTTAGCAGTGGCAATGGTAGTGGTCATCTCGATGGGTCCGAATGGATGATTTCAGTGGCACCGAGATAGGGAACTAGGTTTTTGGACATATGTGTTTTGAGAAAAtgactaaggatttttggagcaatatcactaagcacttgagcaacaacctcatcaataatacctcatccccttttaatagtattagctttcctaagggactcaatgtgatattggatcactgaaccaaaaatgtagagtcttggagtaGCTAATTCTTTTCCTTGACATTTTAAGGGGTCCACATCCAttagtccttgccatgccaattATTATCTTTTTCTGAAATCTAGTTGCAAAGTATATTACATCAATGATGTATATGtcgttattaattaccaaaaccaactggggattagttgcactttcaacaatgGCGCCGCAGACGCGCTCTCCCGAGTTGGTCACCGTCACGCTCATGGATCGGCGCCAACACAGCCCTCCAAGCCAAGCTCATCGCCGCCTTACATGATAGTGCTCTCGGAGGGCACTCCGACATCGGCGCGACGGGCGAGCGGGTGTGCAAACTGTTTGTGTGGATCGGGCTCAAGCGCGTCGTGGAAGACTATGTGCACCAATGCCTCGCTTGTCAGCAGGCCAAGCACGAGCACCTCCACCCCGCCGGCAAGCTACAGCTACTCCCCATCCCAACCGAGCCGTGGCATGATTTGACGATGGATTTCATCGAGGGCCTTCCAACCTCCGAGGGCTATGACACGATCATGGTGGTGGTGGACTGCTTGACAAAACTTGCCCACTTCGTGCCCCTTCATCATCCCTTCACCGCGGCGCAAGTAGCTCGCGCCTTCTTGGACTTCATCATCAAGCTCCACGGCGTGCCACACTCCATTGTCTCTGATAGGGACAAGATCTTCACAAGCGATATGTGGTGCGAACTACTTGCAGCAGCCGGCACCAAGCTCCTCTACACTACCACCTACcaccctcaaaccgatggccaaagcGAGCGCGTCAACCAGTGCCTCGAAATGTACCTGCGTTGTGTTGTTCAAGATCGTCCCAAGAAATGGCGTAAATAGCTGCCCGCCGCGGAATTTTGGTACAACTCCACCCATCACAGCTCTCTCCGGTGTTCTCCCTTCAAGGCCCTCTACGGCACCGAACCCAATTTGGGAGGACTGCCAGCTTTCAACGACAAGCTCTCCTCCGACACGGCCTCGAGTGACCTCGACTGGGCGACGCACACAAAGTTGCTCCCGGGACACCTCACCCGTGCCCAAGACCACTTCAAGAAGCAAGCTGACAAGTAGCGCTTGGAACGTGCCTTCACTGTCGAGGATCAAGCCCTCCTCAAGATCCAACCTTATGTGCAGGTCTCCGTTGCGAGACGCCCCTGCCGGAAACTAGCATACAAGTATTTCGGCCCGTTCACCATCCTGGAGCCATCGGCACCCTCGCCTGCCGCCTGGAGCTACCACCGGACAGCCGCATCCATCCGgtattccacgtctctcaattgaaGTCGTTCGCCCCCAAACTACTCGCCCGTCTTCTCCGAGTTGCCCAAGATACGGGACTTGACGAAAACACCACTCGTTCCGGTGGCCATCCAAGAACGCCACATGGTGAAGAAAGGAGACGCTGCGCTCATCCAAGCCCGGTGCAATGGTCCACACTGTCCACGGATGCCACTACCTAGGGGGATCACAACATCCTTCGTGCGCGTCTTCCTGTAGCCAGCATCTGGAAAGACCCTGCGCCTCAAGAAGGGGCGACTTTCACGCCTGCCATTCCGGTAGCAGCACCTAAACCTGCAGCGGACACCGAGTGCACGAACCGTGCAGTCACCAGTCAGAGTTGGGCCATAGCCTACGAGTCTTCTGGGCCGGAGCCCGTGTAACGCGTGTAAGCCCATGTCGGGTGTGTGTGGTGGATACTTAGGCCCAGTTCTTTTCACACAGGATTCTGCAGAATCAAGATTTTGGAAAATTATCCCAGAATCTGTTGGCGAGTTCTTTTCTGGGATTGTAGGTTGAGATTCTGGAAAGAGTTGTGTGTTGAAATGTCTGTAGTACCCTTAGACAGAAATTGTTTGATGAATTTATTAACACCTTGTTGTTTCTAACGGTATCTAGTCGAATTTGAGTACGAAAGTGATTTACGAATGTCATAAAAAGTGCTAAATATTACATTTAGAATGGATAAAGATTTGTTCATTACAAAAGTGGATGAACTAAAAAATCGATAATCTCAAGGTACGAGACTAGCAGCAATCGCATCGCGTATTGCGTTCATGGTACCATCATCTTCTCGTGGTAGAGCATTGGCACCTGTAAACGGCAATGGAGGTTGCACATATGCATCATTGTCGAACTTGTCAAAATGCTCACCGTGAGCGTCGGCGTCGAACTTTGAGGGACGGGGCTGAGGGCCGGGGCGGACTGAGGGGCGAGGACGAGCTGAGGAGGGAAACTGGACGGCAGGGGCGGCAACGGCTTGTCCTGGCCGACGGCGGCGCGGCAACCCTAGCCGCTGCCGCGAAGCTGACGGGGCGGGGCAAACTGCCGGGCGGGGAGGGCGGGGCGGACTGGGCAAGGGAGGCTggccggcgggggcgggggcgggcgcgGCTAGAAGGTCCGCTGCCCCGATGCGGTGCGGGAACTGGGAGACGAGCGAGCGGTGGGGTGCGTCCGCTCGTTTTCGGGGTCCTGGGTTGGAGTGCGGGATGGCATTTTGATCGTAAATACGTGATATAATAAGGGTACAGCTATACTTCGAAACGTTTTCTTTGGTGGGACTTGCCAGAATCCTGAGATCGTGGGAGAAACCAGGTATTTTGTGATTTAGGGATTGCACTAGGATTCTGGAGAATTCGGTTGAGATTTTGGAGGTTCAATCGAGTTCTTTTCGCTCAGGATTTTCGGGACCAAGATTCTCCATAATCTGCTCAAAAAAACTGGGCCTTAAGAGTGTGGTGGATACTTAAGACAACGATGCCACTGTTAGGGTTCATGTTGAATAAGAAAGTGAATTGATCTCCTTCCCCGGTTGCTTCATCCCCTCACCTACTCCTCTCGTCCTGCTTCATCCCCTCACCTACTCCTCTCGTCCTCCCCCTGGGCGGTAGGGTTGAGCCGCTGCAGCTGCGGCAGGGATGCGAATTACCTTATCTGGTTTTTTTTTTGTACCAGATGTGTGCTGGTGCTGACTGCTGAGAGCTCAGTTGGTATTTCAGCCGCTGCAGCGCGACAACAGGGACCCGACTTACCTTATCTGTTCTTTTTTTTTACCAGATATGACTGCTAAGCAACTGCAAAGTTCTATAAAATGCAAAAAGGATCTGCAACAGATCTAATTAGGTTCAGACCTTACATCATCACAACAACACACATCATGGATGACTACAACCTGGTTGCCAACATCTGCGGTGacagaaaaacaaaaactagcatgtACTAAGTCACAGGCATCTACAGCAACACTTGCTCCTTGCTTCATCCCGCTTCTCATTTGCTACCTCACTTCATTTCACAGCCCCCCGCCGGAAGGGGAACAAACACTTCGCTGTCTTACAACCGTCTTAAACGCAGGCAGCAAGACACAGTATGTACAATGCTCACAGCCGATGTGGGGAAAATGTGACACATTAAATCCCACCATAAGAGAGCTATTATGCCCATCCGTAGATCCCAACGCTGACAAGGACGAGAAGAGCCACCGACAGAACTGGCAAGATCATGCGTGCTGCGAAGCCTCCCCTCTTCCTTGGTGCTCTCACATGTGGCTGGAGACCACACTCCTGCTTGTTCTCCTTGTCGCTTTTCTCTGCCGTCTTCCGCAGCCTCATACCAGAATTAGCTTCTGGATCAAGCATTGCAGCATCAGCATGTCAATAATATGTTGAATAGGCTTCCCAAGGCAGAAGCCAACAATAACAAGATAACAAGATGTATAATAGCTCAGCAGACTAGTTACCATGATCAGGCATGTACATTTGCTCATCAGCATGACTGTTGCCAGCGTCGTCTGGGAAGTTTGTGTCCACATGCTCTTCAATCTGGAAGACGAATACCAAAACATGTTAGTATTACAAACTGCAGCTCGTTGCCAGGCATCATTGTCATGCAGGAGTTCATATAAGCTAGAACAGGCCCAATGAAGAAAGCACAGGAACAGGTCATAAACTAAGACACCTTCCACGCATATAATGGAACTAACCGTAGGACACCCAATATCTATCTTTTACCACCAAAGTCCAGTTGAAGAATTAGGTCAAGAGTAAGAAAGAAGTCCTCACCTCAGCTTCCAGCCCTTTGTTTTCACTTCCATGTTTTATAATGCAACTTGACGCACCATCAACACTGGAACATGATCCTGCATCAAGGTTTGATTGTAGCCGTAACCTTCGCACTGCAGTCCCTTGTTCGGTGGTAAATGAGCTATCTGTGCTTGTGCTCATAATATTAATCCCTGTTGCCTCAGCATCAGCTTCATTGGAAGGCATATTTGAACTTGGAGCAGGGCGCCGGGCCATAATAGTAATCCCCGTTGATTGAGCGTCATCACAGTCGGAAGGCGCACTTTTAGTTAGAGCACGGCGCCGGGTCATAATAGTAACCCCGGTTGACTCAGAATCATCTACATCAGCAGATGACTCAACAGATTCACTCGTATACTTCGAAGTTACAATATCTGATTCTTCATCTTCATGTTCATCTCTGGTCATGCTCTCTCTACTCTCAACATTGACATCAGACAATGAATCCAGTAGCCGAAGCCTCCTTGGTGCAATGCCCTGTTGAGAAAATATATAGTTCGGATGCACAGTAGACTGTAACTGCTGATGCATGGGATTAAATCCAAAACCGTTGCTCCATACATCATTCTGCCCACTTGAATCGTCCATGCTATTGAACAAATCTTGCAAGGACTCATCGCCGGAGTCCATGGAAAGTACATCCGGATTAGTGCCATAAGGAAGCAATGTTGCATTCTCATATAATCCACTTTGTTGCGGATTTGTGTCATCTGACAGAAAATTACCGAACCAGTTTGGACCATCATATAGCAACTCACCCTGAGCCTACAGAGAACAAACAAATATAAGAAGGCAGACAATAATCATAACATATACAGCAGATGCCAAAATAATCATTACCTGCATAAAAACAGTGTCTGAATCATACTGAACTTTACATGCAGTTGATGAATGCTCATCTGGATCAGCAATTGTTTCATTCAAGAAATCTTCCACTGAATTATGAGGTAACTGAAGTAGAAGCTTATCCACATCATCAAGCGATAACATGGGGGCGGAAACGGTTGCAAATTCATGAGACCCGAGATTTTTCGTCTGTGAATCAATTAGGTGAGCCAAAGAGCCAACCGGCATATCAGCCTGCTTTATTATATATGATAAATCAGTATGAGGACTTCAGGACCTTAACTCACTTTGAGAGACTGTACACTTAAATAATGCATGATATAGAGGTACACAGTTCTGCTCACCTTCGGACTTTCATCGACATTACCATGAAAAGGCATGCCTAAAACATTTGCTTCATCTATCCCCGAATTGCCATTTCGGTCTGCAAGCCACCTTGTAACTGGTGTGCCCGGAGTATCAATGGTACCTGGCAACTCAATTGGACATCCATGCAGACCAGATTCAGGAAATTCCTTATTTATGAGTGTGATAGCTTCCTCGTTTGCTTCCATGTTGTCAGGAGTTGAACGAGATGGAGTGGGAGAGTAGCCACTTCTATCCATTTCCTCTGGAATGGAGCGCTCAGTTTTCTCCAATTGCTTTTGAAATAGGCGGTAGAGAACATAACCACCCTGAAAGTACACAAATATCACAGCAGAAGTATCAGACAACGAGGTAGTAGTAACCATTTCCAATCCAGGGGCAATTTACTTTTTGTTTATTTTGACTGCTCAAAGCGTGCAGACAATCGGATTTGTGCTGTGTTGATTATGTTGTTACTTCATTTTACAGTCTAAAACGATACTGGTAGGTTTCAGAAGATGTTGGTCAATGAGCCTGTTATATCTAAGAACTTAGAACCGCACTGTGAACAGAATCTAACAGCACTGCCACGAAAAACTGAGAAAGAAACAGATAGAGGCCCATACCTGCTCGCCAGACTCAAACTCTGGCTCGGTGGTGCGGTACTCGTGCATAATCCAACCAGTGCGCTCCCCTTTCGGGGCACGTCCTCGGTGGAACACAAGGGTCTTCTTCATGCCAATCATATGCTGCTTCTTCTTCTCGCCCTTGGACTTGATGACCCTGTCCTTCCCGGTGGCCTTCCAGTACCCAGCCTCCGTCGCCCTGTTTGACCTGCTTCCATTGGGATACTTGCggtcctttggtgcaaagaagaaCCACTCTGGATCCTCCGAGCGGATCAAAGCTTTATCTGCAAGCACCACAATACCGGCGTCAGAAGAAATGGAATCTTCATCCAAAGGTATTGACATTCAAATTATTAAATAGCACCACGCCCAATAGTTACAGCTGCATCGCACCAAATCGCATCTCGGAAAGAGGGTATACTAGAGAAATATATAGCAGGCATCGAGGGAATCGTATCAAATATCAGCACCCCGAACACCTTTTTTACTGAATTTCGCAGCCCCCAAACAGCACGATGCAAACAGCGAGAATCAGCCAGTGAATCAAACGaactaacaaaaaaaggatggTCCCCGAGGGATCAGAACCCCCCAAACGGAACGCGCCGACGGAGAATCGCAAGAACAGACTGGCTGGAGTGGTTACAAGAACAGCAACGCGTACAAAACGGGGGAGACAAATGGGGGGAAATCAAACTCAGAACCCCAAATTAGGCACGAATCGCAGCGACCAAAATCAGAGGCCGCAAAACAAAGACACAACGGAGCCCCCGAGTCCAACCGCATACGAGACGATCATCCAAGCTCCAGGACCAAAACATCCCCCCACACACAAGAGGCGGCAGGAGCGGCAGTACCTGGGAGGTCCCACGGCTCGCACTTGCAGACGTCGATCTCCGGGATCACCTCGACCTCGTTCTTGATCTGCCCCGTGATCTTCCCCTTGAGGTAGTGCCTGACGAGCTCCTCGTCGGTGGGGTGGAACCTGAAACCGAGCGGTAGCGCCTTGAGCTCCATCACCGTCATGCTCCTCCACTGTCCCAAGCTCTCATCCAACGACTACGAGACCCAACCCGGTAGGAGATTCGGAGCTCAGGGGATATACTTAGCAGCGAAGGAAGCGGAGGGGGTGGATTTTGCCTAGGGTTTGGTCGGATTTGGGGATTTTTAGGGGAGGATGCGGGGAGGAGACGTGTGTGCGAAGAAAGCGAGTGCCGCGTGCCTTCCTTTACCGCGTCCGGAATTTGCTCTGTATATACCCCGCGTCCGGGTTTACCCCCTTGATGACCATAATATTACGGTTCGGCCACTGCCGCCGCACCACGCCGCCCACTGTCCAGTGAACCAGTCCAGCAGCGatgcggggacggggacggggagggCTCTTTGTTTTTCCCCTGCTCAAATATATTAGGCCGCCGGCTTACCGCCGTAAAAAATATTCGAAAAgtctaatgcccacacgtgtgggcgttagccaactcgCGCACACGCATCCATTGCCGTCCAGTAGTTactgcacgaatcttgacacgatCTGGCTGATTTcttgtgccacgtaggacaagtcgATTGTGTGGTGTGTAAGAGGGGTGGCCCGCACGCCGGTTTCCTCTCTGCGGTCAACGGTTGACACTCGGGGGCGTGCGGTGGGACAGCGGTTGCGCCCGCACGCGTCGCCCGAATGCGGTTGCCGTCTAGCACGGCATACTTCACACCCCCATCATGCGCGGTTCCATTTACTCCCCCCACTTCTCTACTCACCCAACCCACCATCCGCGGCAGTTCATTCGATTGGAGGAGAAGCcgataggaggaggaggcggcggaggcggaagagtcgaCGGC
Protein-coding regions in this window:
- the LOC123163890 gene encoding protein NTM1-like 9 isoform X1, which translates into the protein MTVMELKALPLGFRFHPTDEELVRHYLKGKITGQIKNEVEVIPEIDVCKCEPWDLPDKALIRSEDPEWFFFAPKDRKYPNGSRSNRATEAGYWKATGKDRVIKSKGEKKKQHMIGMKKTLVFHRGRAPKGERTGWIMHEYRTTEPEFESGEQGGYVLYRLFQKQLEKTERSIPEEMDRSGYSPTPSRSTPDNMEANEEAITLINKEFPESGLHGCPIELPGTIDTPGTPVTRWLADRNGNSGIDEANVLGMPFHGNVDESPKQADMPVGSLAHLIDSQTKNLGSHEFATVSAPMLSLDDVDKLLLQLPHNSVEDFLNETIADPDEHSSTACKVQYDSDTVFMQAQGELLYDGPNWFGNFLSDDTNPQQSGLYENATLLPYGTNPDVLSMDSGDESLQDLFNSMDDSSGQNDVWSNGFGFNPMHQQLQSTVHPNYIFSQQGIAPRRLRLLDSLSDVNVESRESMTRDEHEDEESDIVTSKYTSESVESSADVDDSESTGVTIMTRRRALTKSAPSDCDDAQSTGITIMARRPAPSSNMPSNEADAEATGINIMSTSTDSSFTTEQGTAVRRLRLQSNLDAGSCSSVDGASSCIIKHGSENKGLEAEIEEHVDTNFPDDAGNSHADEQMYMPDHEANSGMRLRKTAEKSDKENKQECGLQPHVRAPRKRGGFAARMILPVLSVALLVLVSVGIYGWA
- the LOC123163890 gene encoding protein NTM1-like 9 isoform X2; translation: MTVMELKALPLGFRFHPTDEELVRHYLKGKITGQIKNEVEVIPEIDVCKCEPWDLPDKALIRSEDPEWFFFAPKDRKYPNGSRSNRATEAGYWKATGKDRVIKSKGEKKKQHMIGMKKTLVFHRGRAPKGERTGWIMHEYRTTEPEFESGEQGGYVLYRLFQKQLEKTERSIPEEMDRSGYSPTPSRSTPDNMEANEEAITLINKEFPESGLHGCPIELPGTIDTPGTPVTRWLADRNGNSGIDEANVLGMPFHGNVDESPKADMPVGSLAHLIDSQTKNLGSHEFATVSAPMLSLDDVDKLLLQLPHNSVEDFLNETIADPDEHSSTACKVQYDSDTVFMQAQGELLYDGPNWFGNFLSDDTNPQQSGLYENATLLPYGTNPDVLSMDSGDESLQDLFNSMDDSSGQNDVWSNGFGFNPMHQQLQSTVHPNYIFSQQGIAPRRLRLLDSLSDVNVESRESMTRDEHEDEESDIVTSKYTSESVESSADVDDSESTGVTIMTRRRALTKSAPSDCDDAQSTGITIMARRPAPSSNMPSNEADAEATGINIMSTSTDSSFTTEQGTAVRRLRLQSNLDAGSCSSVDGASSCIIKHGSENKGLEAEIEEHVDTNFPDDAGNSHADEQMYMPDHEANSGMRLRKTAEKSDKENKQECGLQPHVRAPRKRGGFAARMILPVLSVALLVLVSVGIYGWA